The Acidobacteriota bacterium genome contains a region encoding:
- a CDS encoding ParB N-terminal domain-containing protein: MAKTRGAGRRKKPAANTVGLTATETAIVSAGATDRLARQVEGDGGAILARYREPFGGTDVLIVALPIDRVEPTPYQRDPSDAHVKRLMAVFEKLGRFLDPIIAIRYNDAYWTPNGNHRLQALRKLGGRSIVALLVPDAEVAFKILALNTEKAHNLREKSLETIRMARALAEESDRPEREFEFEFEQAAFLTLGPAYEERGRLSGGAYHPLLRRIDGFLDQPMSRALRERERRAKKILQVDDAVADIVERLKARGLTSPYLKPFVVARINPIRFSKSTAFDFDDVIERTLRQAGKFNVDRVRQQDVARAGGAAADDE; the protein is encoded by the coding sequence ATGGCCAAGACACGCGGCGCCGGCCGGCGGAAGAAGCCGGCCGCGAATACCGTCGGCCTCACCGCGACCGAGACGGCGATCGTCAGCGCCGGCGCGACGGACCGGCTCGCGCGGCAGGTCGAAGGGGACGGCGGCGCCATCCTCGCCCGCTACCGCGAGCCGTTCGGCGGAACCGACGTCCTGATCGTCGCGCTTCCGATCGATCGCGTCGAGCCCACGCCGTATCAACGCGATCCGTCGGACGCGCACGTCAAGCGCCTCATGGCCGTGTTCGAGAAGCTCGGGAGATTCCTCGATCCGATTATCGCCATCCGCTACAACGATGCGTACTGGACGCCGAACGGCAACCACCGCCTCCAGGCCTTGCGAAAGCTCGGTGGCAGGAGCATCGTCGCGCTGCTCGTCCCGGACGCGGAGGTCGCATTCAAGATCCTCGCGCTCAACACCGAGAAGGCGCACAATCTGCGCGAGAAGTCGCTCGAGACGATCCGCATGGCGCGCGCGCTGGCGGAGGAGAGCGATCGGCCCGAGCGCGAGTTCGAGTTCGAGTTCGAGCAGGCGGCTTTCCTCACGCTGGGGCCGGCATACGAGGAGCGCGGGCGCCTCAGCGGCGGCGCGTACCATCCCCTGCTGCGGCGCATCGATGGCTTCCTGGACCAACCGATGTCGCGCGCGCTGAGGGAACGCGAGCGCCGCGCGAAGAAGATCCTCCAGGTCGACGACGCAGTCGCGGATATCGTCGAGCGGCTGAAGGCCAGGGGGCTGACCAGCCCCTATCTCAAGCCGTTCGTCGTGGCGCGCATCAATCCCATCCGCTTCTCGAAATCCACAGCGTTCGATTTTGACGACGTGATCGAGCGGACGTTGAGGCAGGCGGGGAAGTTCAACGTGGACAGGGTCCGCCAGCAGGATGTGGCGCGGGCGGGAGGGGCGGCGGCCGACGACGAGTAG